A region of Vitis vinifera cultivar Pinot Noir 40024 chromosome 13, ASM3070453v1 DNA encodes the following proteins:
- the LOC100261871 gene encoding thylakoid lumenal 19 kDa protein, chloroplastic, with the protein MATLFSPSALFSTTSSSSSSSTTTTKPSKAPPPKPLLTLKPPPPPTTNLIVTLTATAAALVLTTTPPSLADPPKSYNIYYGTAASAANYGGYGGNSNRQDSAEYVYDVPDGWKERLVSKVEKGTNGTDSEFYNPKKKSEKEYLTFLSGFRQLAPKDVVLNNLALSDVSLQDLISSADSVKSEEKKDEKGQVYYVYEIDGVGAHSLISVTCAKNKLYAHFVNAPAPEWTRDKDTLMHLHESFKTVGSF; encoded by the coding sequence ATGGCAACCCTTTTCTCTCCCTCAGCCCTGTTctccaccacctcctcctcctcctcctcctccaccaccaccacaaaACCATCAAAAGCACCACCACCCAAACCCCTATTGACTCTcaaaccaccaccaccaccaacaaCTAACTTAATTGTCACCTTAACTGCCACTGCAGCTGCCCTAGTCCTAACCACCACCCCTCCCTCACTAGCAGACCCCCCAAAATCCTACAACATATACTATGGCACTGCCGCTAGCGCCGCCAATTATGGTGGCTATGGAGGCAACTCAAACAGGCAAGACTCAGCTGAGTATGTCTACGATGTGCCCGACGGCTGGAAAGAGAGGCTAGTGTCAAAGGTTGAGAAGGGAACCAATGGGACCGATAGCGAATTCTATAATCCAAAAAAGAAGTCAGAAAAGGAGTACCTGACCTTCCTTTCTGGATTCAGGCAGCTGGCGCCTAAGGATGTGGTGCTAAACAACTTGGCATTGTCGGATGTCAGTCTGCAAGACCTCATTTCCAGTGCAGACAGCGTGAAATCAGAGGAGAAGAAAGACGAGAAGGGGCAAGTGTATTATGTGTATGAGATTGATGGGGTTGGAGCGCATAGCTTGATCTCAGTGACTTGTGCTAAGAACAAGCTTTATGCTCATTTTGTTAACGCACCAGCACCAGAATGGACCCGAGACAAAGACACTTTGATGCATCTTCACGAGTCTTTCAAAACAGTCGGATCATTTTAG